Proteins encoded in a region of the Triticum dicoccoides isolate Atlit2015 ecotype Zavitan chromosome 3A, WEW_v2.0, whole genome shotgun sequence genome:
- the LOC119270624 gene encoding 60S ribosomal protein L38-like produces the protein MPKQIHEIKDFLLTARRKDARSVRIKRTKDAVKFKVRCSRYLYTLCVHDTDKANKLKQSLPPGLNVQEV, from the exons ATG CCGAAGCAGATCCACGAGATCAAGGACTTCCTGCTGACGGCGCGGCGGAAGGACGCGCGGTCGGTGCGGATCAAGAGGACCAAGGACGCCGTCAAGTTCAAGGTCCGCTGCTCCAGGTACCTCTACACCCTCTGCGTCCACGACACCGACAAGGCCAACAAGCTCAAGCAGTCCCTCCCCCCAG GTTTGAACGTCCAGGAGGTTTAA